One window from the genome of Nicotiana tomentosiformis chromosome 5, ASM39032v3, whole genome shotgun sequence encodes:
- the LOC138892011 gene encoding uncharacterized protein: MELDMKILQLEIYGDSKLTINQLLGIYDVKKEDLFPYHQYASWLLKKFDQVFLNHVPREENHMADALANLATMMALGENESTKVHVCHRWVIPGLLDLQINESHHTSVRVIEEED; this comes from the coding sequence ATGGAATTAGACATGAAGATTCTACAGTTAGAGATATACGGCGACTCTAAGCTGACCATCAACCAACTTTTGGGGATTTACGATGTAAAGAAGGAAGATCTTTTTCCATACCACCAATATGCTTCTTGGTTACTCAAAAAATTCGACCAGGTGTTCTTAAACCACGTCCCAAGAGAAGAAAATCACATGGCTGATGCTTTGGCTAACTTGGCCACGATGATGGCACTTGGAGAGAATGAGTCAACAAAGGTACATGTGTGTCATCGATGGGTCATTCCCGGACTTCTTGATCTTCAAATCAACGAAAGTCATCATACGTCAGTTCGGGTGATTGAAGAAGAGGATTAG